One window of Manihot esculenta cultivar AM560-2 chromosome 17, M.esculenta_v8, whole genome shotgun sequence genomic DNA carries:
- the LOC110604620 gene encoding tobamovirus multiplication protein 2A isoform X1: MLKLMLASNCPRLNFVTVDMRSEEAVDIMACRGCLECILKLLNFLLTLVGLAMVGYGIYLFVEYKRADNDTSLAPVSGDQSLMQLGRPMLIAVSFSESILDKLPKAWFIYLFIGVGVVLFIISCFGCIGFVTRNGCCLICYSVLVIMLILVELGSAAFIFFDKSWKEELPTDKTGDFDMIYDFLKKNWNIVRWVALGVVILEALLFVLALIVRAANRPADYDSDDELIAPRQQTRQPLLNRPPGPATGVAAAGTLDQRPSRNDAWSARMREKYGLDTSEFSYNPSESHRFQQSSTESAEERSRCTIM; encoded by the exons ATGCTGAAACTGATGTTGGCATCAAATTGCCCAAGATTGAATTTTGTCACGGTTGACATG AGATCTGAGGAAGCTGTAGATATTATGGCTTGTAGAGGGTGCTTGGAGTGCATACTGAAGCTCCTCAACTTCTTGCTGACCCTCGTTGGTCTTGCCATGGTTGGTTATGGGATTTACTTATTTGTCGAGTATAAAAGAGCAGATAATGACACATCATTGGCTCCTGTGAGTGGTGATCAAAGTTTGATGCAGCTTGGTCGTCCAATGCTTATAGCTGTGTCATTTTCAGAAAGTATCCTTGATAAGCTGCCCAAAGCTTG gtttatttacttatttattggTGTAGGAGTGGTTCTCTTCATCATCTCTTGTTTTGGTTGTATTGGATTTGTGACAAGAAATGGTTGTTGCCTCATTTGT TATTCAGTATTGGTTATCATGTTGATATTGGTAGAATTGGGATCTGCAGCCTTCATTTTCTTTGACAAAAGTTGGAAAGAA GAACTTCCAACTGACAAAACTGGTGATTTTGACATGATATAtgattttctgaaaaaaaactGGAACATTGTGAGATGGGTTGCTCTTGGAGTAGTTATTTTGGAG GCTCTACTTTTCGTGTTAGCCCTTATTGTTAGGGCTGCAAACAGGCCAGCAGACTATGATAGTGATGATGAGCTTATTGCCCCAAGACAACAGACCCGCCAGCCTTTGCTTAACAGACCACCAGGCCCTGCAACAGGTGTGGCTGCTGCTGGTACCCTTGATCAGCGACCTAGCAGAAATGATGCTTGGAGCGCGCGAATGAGGGAAAAG TATGGACTTGATACTTCCGAGTTCTCGTACAACCCGTCAGAGTCACACCGGTTCCAGCAATCGTCCACAGAGTCTGCAGAAGAAAGGAGCCGATGCACCATCATGTGA
- the LOC110604620 gene encoding tobamovirus multiplication protein 2A isoform X2 — MACRGCLECILKLLNFLLTLVGLAMVGYGIYLFVEYKRADNDTSLAPVSGDQSLMQLGRPMLIAVSFSESILDKLPKAWFIYLFIGVGVVLFIISCFGCIGFVTRNGCCLICYSVLVIMLILVELGSAAFIFFDKSWKEELPTDKTGDFDMIYDFLKKNWNIVRWVALGVVILEALLFVLALIVRAANRPADYDSDDELIAPRQQTRQPLLNRPPGPATGVAAAGTLDQRPSRNDAWSARMREKYGLDTSEFSYNPSESHRFQQSSTESAEERSRCTIM; from the exons ATGGCTTGTAGAGGGTGCTTGGAGTGCATACTGAAGCTCCTCAACTTCTTGCTGACCCTCGTTGGTCTTGCCATGGTTGGTTATGGGATTTACTTATTTGTCGAGTATAAAAGAGCAGATAATGACACATCATTGGCTCCTGTGAGTGGTGATCAAAGTTTGATGCAGCTTGGTCGTCCAATGCTTATAGCTGTGTCATTTTCAGAAAGTATCCTTGATAAGCTGCCCAAAGCTTG gtttatttacttatttattggTGTAGGAGTGGTTCTCTTCATCATCTCTTGTTTTGGTTGTATTGGATTTGTGACAAGAAATGGTTGTTGCCTCATTTGT TATTCAGTATTGGTTATCATGTTGATATTGGTAGAATTGGGATCTGCAGCCTTCATTTTCTTTGACAAAAGTTGGAAAGAA GAACTTCCAACTGACAAAACTGGTGATTTTGACATGATATAtgattttctgaaaaaaaactGGAACATTGTGAGATGGGTTGCTCTTGGAGTAGTTATTTTGGAG GCTCTACTTTTCGTGTTAGCCCTTATTGTTAGGGCTGCAAACAGGCCAGCAGACTATGATAGTGATGATGAGCTTATTGCCCCAAGACAACAGACCCGCCAGCCTTTGCTTAACAGACCACCAGGCCCTGCAACAGGTGTGGCTGCTGCTGGTACCCTTGATCAGCGACCTAGCAGAAATGATGCTTGGAGCGCGCGAATGAGGGAAAAG TATGGACTTGATACTTCCGAGTTCTCGTACAACCCGTCAGAGTCACACCGGTTCCAGCAATCGTCCACAGAGTCTGCAGAAGAAAGGAGCCGATGCACCATCATGTGA